A genomic segment from Marmota flaviventris isolate mMarFla1 chromosome 7, mMarFla1.hap1, whole genome shotgun sequence encodes:
- the LOC114085584 gene encoding endogenous retrovirus group K member 21 Rec protein-like: protein MDPKTEHEPESKRLKITPSITVQTQQLPLNMQPSKGGKKKEGATKSTLRVNPPTWSQIQNLASKAQGVIEKQGVPETPATMFMAMLAVLSCQSNAVSSNPSSNTSK from the exons ATGGATCCAAAAACTGAACACGAACCCGAATCCAAAAGACTGAAGATCACACCATCAATAACAGTACAGACACAACAGCTACCTTTAAACATGCAGCCAAGCAAAGGAggcaagaaaaaggaaggagCAACAAAAAGCACACTACGCGTAAATCCCCCGACGTGGAGTCAGATCCAGAACTTGGCAAGCAAAGCTCAGGGAGTGATTGAGAAGCAGGGGGTCCCTGAGACACCAGCTACCATGTTTATGGCAATGCTGGCTGTTCTAAGTTGTCAG TCAAATGCAGTCTCGTCAAATCCCAGTTCCAATACCTCCAAGTAG